Genomic window (Cololabis saira isolate AMF1-May2022 chromosome 10, fColSai1.1, whole genome shotgun sequence):
cagaagtggacagatgtcctctgagaggttacagtcactcaacctgcagacGGAAGAAAAGACCAACCAGGTTATTTCACTGTGATGGAATAAAATGTAGTTTTGTCTGCAACTGGTCTGCTGGTCTTCAACTCATCCTGCCCCGCCAGTACAAACATAAATTAACGTGTTTCCTTGTCAGAGTTCATGCTTGTGTGTGATTTTAAGTCCAATGTGTCATTAAAGTCTCTGGAAATGAAAGAACCAGCGTAAACTCACTCATGTGAGGTTGCGCTGAATAAAAGACCAaaacaagtgaagaaaacatgaaatgtgGAGGTAAAAACAGACATAGTCAGAAACTAGCCTCCACTCCAGAGGTCCAACATGTGTCTGTTGGTACTTACagaactttcttggaggctttgaccaccggcagcagcctccgtagagcctcctctgaagctgagaacttcttcaggtcaaactcctccagatcttctgatgacagtaagataaagaccagagccgaccactgagcaggagacagatAATCTGTGTAGAGACATCCAGACCTCAGGGACtcttggacctcctccaccagagaaccatcgttcagttcattcagacagtggaacaggttgatgcttctctctgcagacagttcctcactgatcttctccttgatgtattcaactgtttcctgatttttctgtgaacttctttgttCTGGTTCCAACAGATCTCGTAGGAGGTTCTGgttggtctccagtgaaagacccagaaggaagcggaggaacaagtccaggtgtccgtttggactctgtaaggccttgtccacagcactctGATAGAGCTTAGTCtctgctctttttttaaaccaccaggagtttttcttctgctcctccagcaggttgactccagaggtgatgaaggtctgatggacatgaagagcagccagaaactcctgaacactcagatggatgaagcagaagacctggttctcgtacaggctgctctcctctctaaagatctgggtgaacactcctgagtacactgaagcctctctgacatcaatgccacactctctcaggtctgattCATAAAatatcaggtttcctttctgcagctgctcaaaagccagttttcccagagactccaccatcttcctgctctctggactccagtgtggatccgtctcagCTCCTCTGTCATACTTGgccttcttcagtttggcctggaccaccaggaatcggatgtacatctcagtcagggtcttgggcagctcccctccctctctgctttccaggacgttctccaggacgttctccaggaccgaagcagtgatccagcagaagactgggatgtggcacatgatgtggaggctccgggatgtcttgatgtgggagatgatcctgctggtctgttcctcatctctgaacctcttcctgaagtattcctccttctgtgggtcagtgaaccctctgacctccgtcaccatgtcaacacactcaggagggatctgatcGGCTGCTGCGGGttgtgtggtgatccagagacgagcagaaggaagcaggttccccatGATGAGGTTTTtcagcagcacgtccactgaggtggactctgtaacatcagtcagCAACTCATTGTTGttgaagtccagaggaagtcgactctcatccagaccgtcaaagatgaacacgacctgtaacttttcaaagctgcagattcctttggtttcagagaagaatccatgaactagttccaccaagctgaactttctctctttcagcctattcagctgtctgaaggtgaatggaagcaggaattggatgtcctggttggttctgccttcagcccagtccaggctgaacttctgtgttaggactgttttcccgatgccggccactcccttcgtcatcaccgttctgattgatcctcctcttccaggtgggggtttaaagatgtcttcctgtctgatgacTGTTTCTGCTCTGactggtttcctggaagctgcttgtatctgtctgacttcatgttctttgttgacctctccggtccctccctctgtgatgtagagctccgtgtagaaCTGCTCCAGAAGGATTttctttcctgctttaacaatcCCCTCAGACACACATTCgtacttcttcttcagcttagaCTTTAACTGCTTTTTTAAAACTGCAACTAACGCACCTTAATGAGAGAACATAAAGACAGAGATTTAGTGTTTTATGAAGTTCACTCAACAACTTAATTATAAAAACAATCACGatctgggtgtcatcagcaacGGGGACAAGACgtactacaggagtgaggttagccaccatgtggaccagactacaggagtgaggttagccaccatgtggaccagacggactacaggagtgaggttagccaccatgtggaccagactacaggagtgaggttagccaccatgtggaccagacggactacaggagtgaggttagccaccatgtggaccagactacaggagtgaggttagccaccatgtggaccagactacaggagtgagtttagccaccatgtggaccagactacaggagtgaggttagccaccatgtggaccagactacaggagtgaggttagccaccatgtggaccagacagactacaggagtgaggttagccaccatgtggaccagacagactacaggagtgaggttagccaccatgtggaccagacgtaCTACacgagtgaggttagccaccatgtggaccagacagactacaggagtgaggttagccaccatgtggaccagatggactacaggagtgaggttagccaccatgtggaccagacagactacaggagtgaggttagccaccatgtggaccagactacaggagtgaggttagccaccatgtggaccagactacaggagtgaggttagccaccatgtggaccagactacaggagtgaggttagccaccatgtggatcagactacaggagtgaggttagccaccatgtggaccagactacaggagtgaggttagccaccatgtggaccagacgtactacaggagtgaggttagccaccatgtggaccagacagactacaggagtgaggttagccaccatgtggaccagactacaggagtgaggttagccaccatgtggaccagactacaggagtgaggttagccaccatgtggaccagactacaggagtgaggttagccaccatgtggaccagactacaggagtgaggttagccaccatgtggaccagactacaggagtaaggttagccaccatgtggaccagactacaggagtgaggttagccaccatgtggaccagactacaggagtgaggttagccaccatgtggaccagacggactacaggagtgaggttagccaccatgtggaccagactacaggagtgaggttagccaccatgtggaccagactacaggagtgaggttagccaccatgtggaccagacagactacaggagtgaggttagccaccatgtggaccagacagactacaggagtgaggttagccaccatgtggaccagactacaggagtgaggttagccaccatgtggaccagactacaggagtgaggttagccaccatgtggaccagactacaggagtgaggttagccaccatgtggaccagactacaggagtgaggttagccaccatgtggaccagactacaggagtgaggttagccaccatgtggaccagactacaggagtgaggttagccaccatgtggactagactacaggagtgaggttagccaccatgtgcaccacactattcaattcaattcaattcaattttatttatatagcgtctaatacaacagatgttgtctctagacgctttccagagatccagaacatgaacacaaacataaacataaacataaacataaacataaacccccgagcaattattatataaacaatggcaggtaaaaactcccttagtgggagaaaagccttaagccaaacagtggcaaggaaaaactcccctttaggagggaagaaaccttgagcaggaccaggctcataaggggggaccctcctgccgaaggccagactgggggagtcagggacgtcgacagcacacagcaggcaggtggaagaagcagcgggatgaccagaggtggggggggggggggcgtcagcagcacacaacagtcatgtggaagcagcagcgggatgaccagaggggggggggggcgtcagcagcacacaacagtcatgtggaaggagtagcgggatgaccagagaggggggggggggtgcaggcaggcggaagtagcaacagcagacatccacgcaggcaggtggaagaagcaatgggatgaccagaggggggggagggccgggaacacaggccagaacgcagctcctgaggctccggcctgcaaacatacacaaaagagaaaaaaggggggccggcacaagaaactacaggaacgatggacaaaaatgatagctatgagatatttataataaataaaaatggtaatggagaagagaggcagggaaaaggagaggagaaaaagggtgagaggcaccgcccagcggatcatgtcggtgcccccctgcagcataagcctatagcagcatatctactgcgaagctatatttgagactaactattatagtcttgttctatagctgcaactatgactactgactctaacacactaaagtttacactacctagagatttaccaacaccagctagaggtttactaaacactaactataagctttactaaacagaaaggttttaagtttagttttaaaggtggaggtggtgtcagcctccttaacccagattggaagttggttccaaagtaatggtgcctgatagcagaacgcccgccctccaaatctacatttagatactctaggaactacgagtaaacctgcaccctgggagcggagagctcggccaggaacataaggcattatcaaatcttgtaaatactgcggagctaagccgttttgggctttatatgcaagtaataaaattttaaattgaattctgaattttacaggtagccaatggagcgacgctaacactggagagacgtggtctctcctgctaattcctgtcagtactcgtgctgctgcattctggatcagctggagcctattcagcaaattacttggacatcctgctaacaacacattacagtaatccagtctagaagatacaaacgcatgaactagtttttctgcatcactctgcgagaggattttcctaatcttcgcaatattacggagatggaaaaacgctattttacaaacctgattaacatatggtttaaacgacaaatcctgatcgaaaacaacaccaaggtttctcacagttgcactggaagccatcgcaacaccatctaatcccttcctaagatgctctggaccaagaatgataacctctgttttatctgaatttagaagcaagaaatttctggacatccagtccttgatgtccctaagacatgcctgaagtttaactaacggttctgtttcatccggtttcatagacaagtagagctgcgtatcatcagcataacaatgaaagtgtatgccgtgattctggattatacttcccaagggctgcatgtataatctaaacaagattggccctagcactgaaccctgcggaacaccataacagaccctcgactgttctgaagaaacctcatgtacatgaacaaactggaacctgtcagatagatatgatttaaaccaacgtagagctgtccctttaatcccaacaacattctctaacctgtgcagtaaaatgccatgatcaacagtgtcaaaagcagcactgaggtccagtaaaaccaatatggacactaatcccttatcttgaggccataaggaggtcattcgtgactcgaacaagtgctgtctctgtactatgatgcattctgaaccctgactgaaagacttcaaacagatcatttctatacaaatagtcacataactggcttgaaactgccttttccagaattttagatacaaatggaaggttagaaattggcctataattagctaaggtgtctgggtcaagggaaggttttttaagtaaaggtttaattactgccactttgaaaacctgtggtacatatcctaggcttagggataggttgatttggtctagtattgtcacaccaataagagaaaaaacatttttgaatagtcgagtcgggatggggtctaacatacatgtggttgacttagctctattgacgagtgaggtcagctcagggaggtctataggatcaaaacagtctagagacaagtcagagcctagggaagtcgctaaagctgaagaaacgcccacaaccggctggttgatttcttctctaattctcgtgattttactgttaaagaagctcataaagtcctcactactgagagctgcaggaatgcacggctgcacagagctgtgactctttgtcagcctggctacagtgctgaacagaaaacgtgggttacttttgttatcctctatcaacgttgaataataagctgttctggctttgcgaatggcttttttatatactattagaatatctttccattcacgataagagtctacagacttacaagagtaccacttcctttccattttacgcacgttttgtttcaacatgcgaatatctgaattgtaccagggagttaagctcctgtggctagaaaccctccttttcaaaggagcaacttcatctaaagctgagtgcaacagatcagcagtgttactaacaagaaaatcaacatcaacatcagaggtagaacccaggtcactggcctctattgcttcagtagaggcttcactattttccactgtcgcaagacgagcaatggtctccttaaatttagcaatagcttcatcagacaaacatctgctaaaataatacctcctgccctgcacttcaacatcaacaacattcaattccaacgttattaaataatggtcggataaaagggagtttacaggtgacaccaacagaccatcagtttcaacaccgtaggtgagaacgagatcgagagtatgattaaaacagtgcgtcggcccgtccactttttgtgagatacccattgattctagaagagaattgaaagctaatttaagattatcgctttcaacatccatatgaatattaaaatcacccactatgatgaatttatctgtactgatcaataatccagaaaggaaatctgaaaattcagacaaaaactctagataagcaccagcagggggccgatacactaccactaacacaactggcttctctgatttccagctcggaaatttcagactaagcgtgaggctttcaaacgtattatgattgcacttaggttcaatttttgtttggagactggagttataaattgctgcgactcctccgcctcggcccgtgtttctaggaatgtgatgattaaagtagccgggcggaattgattcattcaaactaacatactcttcatcctgtaaccatgtttctgttaagcagaaaacatcactcctgctctctgtaattatattgtttactaacagagacttggagcttaacgatcgtatatttagtagtccgcatctaatttttcggtctcttattggtaccaaatgtgcattggttttaatttttacaagattattttggttaacgcctctataacgccgcacctggtgaactagtggagggcggggaactgcaactacttctattttgctaggcacctggttagagttaccagttacatcatgtaatcttatagttttgttggcaggcgttggtcctcgagaagcagcagagaagtgtgttaaactacagctctgcatcctggcctggaccctgcgatgtcagggagagggtctaatgaaacaggccaaattactagagacaagagcagcaccatcccgggtgggatgaatgccgtctcttctaatcagaccgggctttccccagaacgtttcccaattgtcaataaaggccacgtcgttttctgaacaccaccgatacaaccagcgacggagcgagagcatgcgactaaacatgtcatcgctggtcagattggggagggggccagagaaacctacggagtccgacatggttttagcgaagttacacaccgagacaatattcattctggttacttccgactggcgaagacgggagtcgttagctccgacatggatgataactttaccatatttacgattaccctttgccagtagcttcaaatttgcttctatgtcgcccgctctggcccccgggatacacctaactaaggtctctggagtcggcttcacatgtctgactatggagtcgccaatcaccagggtcggcttctcaacgggtgtgtcgctgagtgggaaaaatcggttagacacatgaagcgggtggtggtgttccgtgagccctttactacgcttcccccgaaccgtcacccaccggtcctgactggccggctgctcgggagctgcaggggagcggctaccctCAGCTGCTATGGGCCGGTCCTATGAGACGGAgagcccatgctaagatgctaacggaggctaacggacagaaaatgtatcggtgattggtgacagtgaaagttacggaagagaaaatgagcgagtgttgaaataaagacagtaatgtaccagatatagtgctattttaccagaaaacagtctaagtttaagacaaaaaagtcgggagagatctgtgcctgcacgccgtgcagcagcaacggaccgcaacaccaggaagtgacgcgatgcgtgacgcagtacgttacccaatcagcaagcacgcAAGAGCCTGTCAacactacaggagtgaggttatcCACCATGTGAACcagacggactacaggagtgaggttagccaccatgtagTGCATACACAACAATCTCTCTGAATGTGGACAAAAGAGATTGTTTTGGACTTCAGGAGAGCTCACACCCAGCATGCTATTGTTTCTATCAATGGAGCACCAAGTTCCTGGGTTTGCATGTCACCTCTCCTGGGAGACCAACACGGCATCACTGGCCAAGAAGGCTCAAGAGCGCCTCTACTTCCTCCTGAAACCGAGGAAAGCCAGAGCCCCACTAGGAGCAGCTTCTACAGAAGCTCCATCGAGAGCATCCTGACGGAAGGGAAACACACCCATTCCACAGGGGAGTGTTTGTGAAGTGAATCAATGCGACTGACCGGGACCATTTACCTGTTGCACCAGCTGGAGAGACTGGGTCGTCCTGGACAACAGGTTTTCCTGTTGGAGGTCAATGAAACATATTATTATCAGTTATTGTTTAAACAGGATACAATCTTCATAGTAAgatggtttttgtgttttttccttctctacAACACACCTTTATCACTTTTCATCTTCTTTAAAATCGTCTCAGCCACCTCTCTGGTCTTTGAGGAGAACCTCTCCATCATCAGATTTACTGTGTCCAATCTGTCCGCATGCTCCAGATAACACAGTTCGATCGGGTTGAAACCATCCTTTGATTGATCTGCATTATTCAGGTACCACTGGAATTCCTTCAGCCCACTGGTGTCCAAATTCTTCAAAGTGTCCTTCAACCACATTTTTAccttaaagaaagaaatcatcATAAATGGAGTCCTAAAATATGAATTCTGAGAATCAGATGCACTCAAACAAACTCAGGAACATCCAGAAATCTGAAAATGGGTTAcagaccagtgtttcccaaccctggccCTCAAGGGTCGCTGCCCAGCATGCTTTATATGTTTCCTGCTCCAACAGGCCCACgtttggacctgcaggtcttctTGGCAGGAGCGAACTCCAGCCAACCCAGTAGAACCAAAGATGAGTCTGGCAGTCAGCTGGACCATTGACCCTGTTGCGTCCAGT
Coding sequences:
- the LOC133452287 gene encoding NACHT, LRR and PYD domains-containing protein 3-like isoform X1, which encodes MWKWKWKRKKKDKRVPLEQNRGREAQSSQLQTHEDVTSEDQDDSRNDSYHVKMWLKDTLKNLDTSGLKEFQWYLNNADQSKDGFNPIELCYLEHADRLDTVNLMMERFSSKTREVAETILKKMKSDKGKPVVQDDPVSPAGATGALVAVLKKQLKSKLKKKYECVSEGIVKAGKKILLEQFYTELYITEGGTGEVNKEHEVRQIQAASRKPVRAETVIRQEDIFKPPPGRGGSIRTVMTKGVAGIGKTVLTQKFSLDWAEGRTNQDIQFLLPFTFRQLNRLKERKFSLVELVHGFFSETKGICSFEKLQVVFIFDGLDESRLPLDFNNNELLTDVTESTSVDVLLKNLIMGNLLPSARLWITTQPAAADQIPPECVDMVTEVRGFTDPQKEEYFRKRFRDEEQTSRIISHIKTSRSLHIMCHIPVFCWITASVLENVLENVLESREGGELPKTLTEMYIRFLVVQAKLKKAKYDRGAETDPHWSPESRKMVESLGKLAFEQLQKGNLIFYESDLRECGIDVREASVYSGVFTQIFREESSLYENQVFCFIHLSVQEFLAALHVHQTFITSGVNLLEEQKKNSWWFKKRAETKLYQSAVDKALQSPNGHLDLFLRFLLGLSLETNQNLLRDLLEPEQRSSQKNQETVEYIKEKISEELSAERSINLFHCLNELNDGSLVEEVQESLRSGCLYTDYLSPAQWSALVFILLSSEDLEEFDLKKFSASEEALRRLLPVVKASKKVLLSDCNLSEDICPLLSSVLSSQSSSLTELDLSNNDLQDSGLKKLCPGLESPHCHLESLRLSGCLISEKGSSSLVSALTSNPSHLRELDLSYNHPGESAGKLLSRLEDPRWRLDTLRVEPAGQRWLTPGGPRKYSCQLTVDTNTVPNYIQLSDDNREMMYVKEEDQSYHDHPHRFDSYPHLLCREVLTGRCYWEVQWSGAVSVSVSYRRISRKGFSDDCAFGNDHSWSLNCYRGDWYEVCHNNRETFSYSFQGPDSGRFFIPSSSSSDSNRAAVYVDVPAGTLSFYEVVSDRLIHIHTFNTTFTEPLYAGFGLRSWSRSWFSCFFELLFSFMCRSEPRSESRSDSSVSLCPV
- the LOC133452287 gene encoding NACHT, LRR and PYD domains-containing protein 3-like isoform X2, which codes for MWKWKWKRKKKDKRVPLEQNRGREAQSQLQTHEDVTSEDQDDSRNDSYHVKMWLKDTLKNLDTSGLKEFQWYLNNADQSKDGFNPIELCYLEHADRLDTVNLMMERFSSKTREVAETILKKMKSDKGKPVVQDDPVSPAGATGALVAVLKKQLKSKLKKKYECVSEGIVKAGKKILLEQFYTELYITEGGTGEVNKEHEVRQIQAASRKPVRAETVIRQEDIFKPPPGRGGSIRTVMTKGVAGIGKTVLTQKFSLDWAEGRTNQDIQFLLPFTFRQLNRLKERKFSLVELVHGFFSETKGICSFEKLQVVFIFDGLDESRLPLDFNNNELLTDVTESTSVDVLLKNLIMGNLLPSARLWITTQPAAADQIPPECVDMVTEVRGFTDPQKEEYFRKRFRDEEQTSRIISHIKTSRSLHIMCHIPVFCWITASVLENVLENVLESREGGELPKTLTEMYIRFLVVQAKLKKAKYDRGAETDPHWSPESRKMVESLGKLAFEQLQKGNLIFYESDLRECGIDVREASVYSGVFTQIFREESSLYENQVFCFIHLSVQEFLAALHVHQTFITSGVNLLEEQKKNSWWFKKRAETKLYQSAVDKALQSPNGHLDLFLRFLLGLSLETNQNLLRDLLEPEQRSSQKNQETVEYIKEKISEELSAERSINLFHCLNELNDGSLVEEVQESLRSGCLYTDYLSPAQWSALVFILLSSEDLEEFDLKKFSASEEALRRLLPVVKASKKVLLSDCNLSEDICPLLSSVLSSQSSSLTELDLSNNDLQDSGLKKLCPGLESPHCHLESLRLSGCLISEKGSSSLVSALTSNPSHLRELDLSYNHPGESAGKLLSRLEDPRWRLDTLRVEPAGQRWLTPGGPRKYSCQLTVDTNTVPNYIQLSDDNREMMYVKEEDQSYHDHPHRFDSYPHLLCREVLTGRCYWEVQWSGAVSVSVSYRRISRKGFSDDCAFGNDHSWSLNCYRGDWYEVCHNNRETFSYSFQGPDSGRFFIPSSSSSDSNRAAVYVDVPAGTLSFYEVVSDRLIHIHTFNTTFTEPLYAGFGLRSWSRSWFSCFFELLFSFMCRSEPRSESRSDSSVSLCPV